The Candidatus Nitrosotenuis cloacae DNA window GAAACGAGTTTACGGTTAATACCGGCCGTAATCCGGACCTGATAGGAATTCCAGTTCCAAGCGGTGTGGATTCTAGGCTGATTACAATTCCATCAAAAGGAAGCTACGTGCTCCAGGTGGTACTTACTGGAAGGGGGTTGATTGATTTTGACTCGTTTGTTCTTGGAACTATGAAGTTTGACGTAGGTGATACAAAGCAGACAGCAGAACCTATGCCAGAGTCACAAATTCCAAGCTGGGTTAGAAACAACGCCAAATGGTGGGCCGACGGCACAATTGGCGACAAGGACTTTGTATCTGGTATCCAATTCCTCATAAAGCAGGGAATACTAAAGATCCCGCCTACCGCACCTGAAGGACCTGCATCTGAAGACATTCCTGCATGGGTGAAAAACAACGCCAAATGGTGGGCTGACGGTACCATTACCGACGACGACTTTATCAAGGGAATCCAGTTCCTGGTAAGCCGCGGAATAATCCGGGTGTAGTGTTTTCAGAAACTCCAAACAACCTGTTTTAAATCACACATTTATGAAAAAATTCATGATAACCCAAGGGGAAAAACAGACGTGGGTCACGTGTAAAAAATGCAACGAAAAAAGCTCACTTTCATCATCCGATGTGACGCTGTATAGGGAGAACTGGTATCACCTTTCATGCTGGAAGGCACTTGTCGGCAAATTCTGACCTGCCGCAAGACTGAATTTTTTATTCTAGAACACTAGATTGCGTCCTTGTCTTCGGCGCCAGTCTTTATGTCGACTGCGCGCAAAACCGGATGCACAAATATCTTGCCGATCGTCGCGTTTTCTCGGATTATCTTTATTGCCTCATCAACGTTGCCGTCCTGAACTATTATCTCCACGACATACTTGTCGGAAAACTGCGGCACAAAGACTTCCATGCCCTTTGAGGCGTGAATCTCAGGAGGTGGGTTCTTACCTCGGCCGCGTTTCTTTGAGACCGTCAGGCCACCTACGTTGATCTTCTTGAGTCCTTCGCTTACTGCCATTACCTCGTTTTTCGGTAGAATTATCTCGATTCGTATCAAGCAGATCTACTACTTTGGCACATGGTAAAAAATTTTTTTACGAACACTAGATCTGATAACATTGATTATCATTTGATAATCAGTTCTGGTAATTTCCAGTCACGATTATATAGTAAAAAATTTTCGAAACGATTGTGCCAATAGATACTGGTGATACAGCCTGGATTCTGGTTGCTGGAAGTCTCGTACTATTGATGATTCCTGCGCTGGGGCTCTTTGAGGCAGGTCTGCTTCGAAGGAAAAACACGGTTTCTATTTTCATGCAGATATTTTTCGGACTTGCGCTTCTCAGCGTCATGTGGTTCGTATTTGGATTCAGTCTCGTGTTTGGACCTGACACCGGCGGAATAGCTGGCAACCTTGACTATGTGTTTTTGAAGAATGTTCCATGGGATGACTCGCTTTCGTTTGCACCAACCATACCTGGGGTGCTGTTTGCAAAGTTCCAGCTTATGTTTGCCGCAATTACGCCCCTGTTGCTGACAGGTGTAATTGCAGAGAGGATGAAGTTTTCAGCTTTCATACTGTTTATCGCAGCCTGGTCCGTTCTGATATACTACCCGCTGACCCACTGGGTGTGGGGTGGCGGATGGCTAGGAGACATGGGTGTATTTGACTTCGCAGGGGGAATAGTAATCCACACCAGCGTCGGAATGGGCGCACTTGCAGCCGCGCTGGTACTTGGCAGGAGAAGAAACTACGGTCCTGCCATAATGGTGCCTCACAGCATACCTATTGCGGTATTGGGTTCGTCACTACTCTGGCTTGGCTGGTTTGGATTTAACGCAGGAAGCGCACTGTCGTCAGGTGGAGTTGCGGGAAACACCGTCATTGTAACTCACATGGCCTCGTCGGTTTCCGCCCTGATCTGGGTCGGACTTTCGTGGATGAGAACAGGAAAACCGAGCGTGGTTGCGGCAATTAACGGC harbors:
- a CDS encoding ammonium transporter, which gives rise to MPIDTGDTAWILVAGSLVLLMIPALGLFEAGLLRRKNTVSIFMQIFFGLALLSVMWFVFGFSLVFGPDTGGIAGNLDYVFLKNVPWDDSLSFAPTIPGVLFAKFQLMFAAITPLLLTGVIAERMKFSAFILFIAAWSVLIYYPLTHWVWGGGWLGDMGVFDFAGGIVIHTSVGMGALAAALVLGRRRNYGPAIMVPHSIPIAVLGSSLLWLGWFGFNAGSALSSGGVAGNTVIVTHMASSVSALIWVGLSWMRTGKPSVVAAINGAIAGLAGITPASGYVSVEHSFIIGIAIGLASYCGVLLIKDRLKIDDALDVSSVHGIAGIIGSLAIGIFASAAINPSGPNGLLFTGDPTQLLIQAMGVGVAAILGFGGTYAILKVLNFIIGIRVSKEVEDIGLDIGEHAEQAYADEEEFKLDEEIHKPHKQSN
- a CDS encoding P-II family nitrogen regulator, whose amino-acid sequence is MIRIEIILPKNEVMAVSEGLKKINVGGLTVSKKRGRGKNPPPEIHASKGMEVFVPQFSDKYVVEIIVQDGNVDEAIKIIRENATIGKIFVHPVLRAVDIKTGAEDKDAI